The Burkholderia ambifaria AMMD genome includes a region encoding these proteins:
- a CDS encoding Ig-like domain repeat protein gives MATTSNGTAVSISNTPQATNDVFTSAQTGLTDNSLTTVYLNVMANDLGGAAKTLYSLDSGTETTVSLEQAALLTQDTVRAESVSTDFSAHGAHIWITSDGKVGYDASHLDASWLSNSFNTLGYAQDSFTYAIRLGNGTLSWATAYVDIAPPAPVVVLAHDTGMSATDHLTSDCTLSVGAVAHGATVQYSTDNGAHWNTSFCAVEGTNTVMVRQIDVIGNASAVSSCTFTLDTAGGMAPGVALAVDSGSSGADHVTNVGALNVTAVETGATVQYSVDNGAHWSTSFSAVEGVNNVQVRQVDVAGNASAPTSFSFTLDTAAGAPGVALSTDSGGNAADHVTNVGTLNLSGIETGATVQYSVDNGAHWSTSFSAVEGLNNVQVRQIDVAGNTSAPTSFSFTLDTSAAAPGVALTSDSGSSATDHVTNVGTLNVTGIETGATVQYSVDNGGHWNTSFSAVEGLNNVQVRQIDVAGNTSSATSFSFTLDTSAASPGVALTTDSGSSGTDHITNVGTLNLTGVETGTTVEYSTDGGHTWNTSFNAVEGVNDVQVRQTDVAGNTSAATSLSFTLDTSAAAPGVALTSDSGSSATDHISNVGTLNVTGIETGATVQYSVDNGAHWSTSFGALEGVNNVQVRQIDVAGNTSSATSFSFTLDTSAAAPGVALASDSGSNSTDHITNVGTLNLTGVETGATVEYSTDGGHTWNTSFNAVEGVNDVQVRQTDIAGNTSAPTSFSFTLDTAAAAPGVALTTDSGSSSTDHITNVGTLNLTGVETGATVEYSTDGGHTWNTSFNAVEGVNDVQVRQTDIAGNTSDPTSFSFTLDTSAGAPGVALTSDSGSSATDHTTNVGTLNLTGVETGATIEYSTDGGHTWNTSFNAVEGANDVQVRQTDIAGNTSAATSLSFTLDTAAAAPGVALTTDSGSGSTDHITNVGTLNLSGVETGATVEYSTDGGHTWNTSFNAVEGVNDVQVRQTDVAGNTSVATSLSFTLDTSAAAPGVALTTDSGSSSTDHITNVGTLNVSGVETGAVVEYSIDGGHTWNTSFNAVEGVNDVQVRQTDVAGNTSDPTSFSFTLDTSAAAPGVALTTDSGSGSTDQITNVGTLNLTAVETGASVEYSTDGGHTWNTSFSAAEGVNDVQVRQTDVAGNTSDSTSFSFTLDTSAAAPGVALTADSGSSSTDHITNVGTLNLTGVETGAAVEYSTDGGHTWNTSFNAVEGMNDVLVRQTDVAGNTSAPTSFNFTLDTSAAAPGVALTTDSGSNVTDHITNVGTLNLTGVETGAAVEYSTDGGHTWNTNFNAIEGVNDVQVRQTDVAGNTSDPTSFNFTLDTSAAAPGVALTTDSGSNVTDHITNVGTLNLTGVETGATVEYSIDGGHTWNTSFNAVEGVNDVQVRQTDIAGNTSDPTAFSFTLDTSAAAPGVALTADSGNNATDHVTNVGTLNVSGVETGAVVEYSIDGGHTWNTSFNAVEGVNDVQVRQTDVAGNTSDPTSFSFTLDTSAGAPGVALTSDSGSSATDHTTNVGTLNLTGIETGATVEYSTDGGHTWNTSFNAVEGVNDVQVRQTDVAGNTSAATSLSFTLDTSAAAPGVALTTDSGSNATDHITNVGTLNVSGVETGAVVEYSIDGGHTWNTSFNAVEGVNDVQVRQTDVAGNTSDPTAFSFTLDTSAAAPGVALTTDSGSGSTDHITNVGTLNLTGVETGATVEYSTDGGHTWNSSFNAIEGVNDVQVRQTDVAGNTSDPTAFSFTLDTAAAAPGVALTTDSGSNATDHITNVGTLNVSGVETGAVVEYSTDGGHTWNTSFNAVEGVNDVQVRQTDVAGNTSDPTSFSFTLDTSATAPGVALTTDSGSRATDHITNVGTLNLTGVETGATVEYSTDGGHTWNTSFNAIEGVNDVQVRQTDIAGNTSDPTSFSFTLDTSAAAPGVALASDSGSSATDHITSAGTLNLTGVETGATVEYSIDGGHTWSTSFNAVEGANDVQVRQTDIAGNTSDPTAFNFTLDTSAAAPGVALTTDSGSSSTDHITSAGTLNLTGVETGATVEYSTDGGHTWNTSFNAVEGVNDVQVRQTDVAGNTSDPTSFSFTLDTSAAAPGIALTTDSGSGSTDHITNVGTLNLTAVETGASVEYSTDGGHTWNTSFSAAEGVNDVQVRQTDVAGNTSDSTSFSFTLDTSAAAPGVALTTDSGSNVTDHITNVGTLNLTGVEAGATVEYSTDGGHTWNTSFNAVEGVNDVRIRQTDVAGNTSAPTSFNFTLDTSAAAPGVALTSDSGSSATDHITNVGTLNLTGVETGATVEYSIDGGHTWNTSFNAVEGVNNVQIRQTDVAGNTSDPSSFSFMLDTSAAAPGVALTADSGSSSTDQVTNVGTLNLSGIETGATVQYSVDNGAHWNTSFSAVEGLNNVQVRQIDVAGNTSSATSLSFTLDTSAAAPGVALTTDSGSNVSDHITNVGTLNLTGVETGATIEYSTDGGHTWNTSFNAVEGVNDVQVRQTDIAGNTSAPTSLSFTLDTSAAAPGVALTSDSGSSATDHISNVGTLNVTGIETGATVQYSIDNGSHWSTSFSAVEGLNNVQVRQIDVAGNTSAPTSFSFTLDTSAAAPGVALTTDSGSNATDHITNVGTLNVTGIETGATVQYSVDNGAHWNTSLSAVEGLNNVQVRQIDVSGNTSTPTSLSFTLDTSAAAPGIALTSDSGSSATDHITNVGTLNVTGTEAGATVQYSIDNGVHWNTSFSAVEGLNNVQVRQIDVAGNTSSATSLSFTLDTSAAPPSVALTTDSGNSATDHITNVGTLNLSGIENGATVQYSIDNGAHWNTSFSAVAGVNNVQVREIDIAGNTSSATSFSFTLDTSVAAPGVALTADSGSSATDHITNVGTLNLSGIETGATVQYSVDNGAHWSTSFGALEGVNNVQVRQIDVAGNTSSATSLSFTLDTSAAAPGVALTTDSGTSATDHITSVGTLNVTGTETGATVQYSVDNGAHWNTSFSAVQGVNNVQVREIDIAGNTSSPTSFSFTLDTSAAAPVVALTTDSGTSATDHITNVGTLNLSGIETGATVQYSVDNGAHWNTSFSAVEGLNNVQVRQIDVAGNTSSATSLSFTLDTSAAAPGVALTTDSGSSATDHITNVGTLNLSGIETGATVQYSVDNGAHWNSSFSATEGVNNLQVRQVDIAGNISNATSLSFTLDTTAPSTLSWQYNQGTHTLTANTDTSNVWKVLIHDNTTNADYTATQQTAGTWTYTQQSLNLNKDSLTVTEWDTAGNSRSLTQTAPAGVAGSEINLALTDPSGHAADLAVTIAGIPSGWTLNAGTDLGHGTWLVPTNDLGALTITPAASFTGATVLTVTETWTAADGTHAAATIADNVEAYAANAPIFAWSGDDQLTGSAGNDLFVFSQPIGADTLHTFDLAADKIDLVGFTGIANFSDVQAHLADDANGNAVITLGDGATITVTGVHSADLTGNNFVFDQEPVVQNAGVMTVSDGAMLPIGGIVENTGTIALGSTGDITRFEILPKSATLEGGGHVTLSDDAHNVVFGSTPDATLVNVDNTITGAGQLGAGQLTLVNEGTIVADGANALVIDTGTHAVANAGTLEATGSGGLVIESAVNNTGNLWANNGNLTIHGDVTGAGSATISGGATLEFGGASAENTTFADGAAGTLKLDHSAGFTGTVSGFGAGDALDLTDVLFGDHTTLSFTANDTGTGGTLTVSDGAHTAQVALQGNLAGGSFQLSHDQGSGTVITYVPPPLPHIQEV, from the coding sequence ATGGCGACGACTTCAAACGGGACCGCGGTTTCCATCAGCAATACGCCGCAGGCAACGAACGACGTATTTACGTCGGCGCAGACGGGGCTCACAGACAACTCGCTCACCACCGTCTACCTGAACGTGATGGCGAACGATCTCGGCGGTGCGGCCAAGACGCTCTACTCGCTCGACTCCGGCACTGAAACGACCGTCTCGCTCGAACAGGCGGCGTTGCTGACGCAGGATACGGTCCGGGCCGAATCGGTGAGCACGGATTTCAGTGCGCACGGCGCGCACATCTGGATCACGTCGGACGGCAAGGTCGGGTACGACGCGAGCCATCTCGACGCGTCGTGGTTGTCGAACAGCTTCAATACGCTCGGCTACGCGCAGGACAGCTTCACGTATGCGATCCGGCTGGGCAACGGTACGCTGAGCTGGGCGACCGCCTATGTCGACATTGCACCGCCCGCGCCTGTCGTCGTGCTGGCGCACGACACGGGGATGTCGGCGACCGACCACCTCACGTCGGACTGTACGCTGTCGGTCGGCGCGGTGGCGCACGGCGCGACCGTTCAATACAGCACCGACAACGGCGCGCACTGGAACACCAGCTTCTGCGCCGTCGAAGGAACGAATACCGTGATGGTGCGGCAGATCGACGTTATCGGCAATGCGTCGGCTGTTTCTTCGTGCACGTTCACGCTGGATACGGCTGGGGGGATGGCGCCTGGGGTGGCGTTGGCGGTTGATTCGGGTAGTAGCGGGGCGGATCATGTTACGAATGTCGGGGCTTTGAATGTTACCGCGGTCGAAACGGGCGCTACCGTGCAGTACAGCGTTGATAATGGCGCGCATTGGAGTACAAGTTTCAGTGCCGTGGAAGGCGTGAACAATGTGCAGGTTCGGCAGGTCGATGTCGCGGGGAATGCGTCGGCTCCGACCTCGTTCAGTTTCACGCTGGATACGGCGGCTGGGGCGCCGGGTGTTGCGTTGAGTACCGACTCCGGTGGCAATGCCGCAGATCACGTTACCAATGTCGGGACGTTGAATCTCTCGGGGATCGAAACCGGCGCAACAGTGCAGTACAGCGTCGATAACGGGGCGCATTGGAGTACAAGCTTTAGCGCCGTCGAAGGGCTGAACAATGTGCAGGTTCGGCAGATCGATGTCGCAGGCAATACGTCGGCCCCGACCTCGTTCAGTTTCACGCTGGATACGTCGGCTGCTGCGCCGGGTGTTGCGCTCACGAGCGATTCCGGTAGCAGCGCCACGGATCACGTCACCAATGTCGGTACGTTGAACGTCACTGGCATCGAAACCGGCGCCACAGTTCAATACAGCGTCGATAACGGTGGGCATTGGAACACAAGCTTCAGCGCCGTCGAAGGGTTGAACAACGTTCAAGTCCGCCAGATCGACGTGGCCGGCAACACATCGTCAGCTACATCGTTCAGCTTCACGCTCGATACGTCGGCCGCGTCGCCGGGTGTTGCGCTGACCACCGACTCGGGCAGTAGCGGGACTGACCACATCACCAACGTCGGTACGTTAAATCTCACCGGTGTCGAAACGGGCACCACCGTCGAATATTCGACCGATGGTGGCCATACTTGGAACACCAGTTTCAATGCCGTTGAAGGCGTGAACGACGTGCAGGTTAGGCAAACCGATGTCGCGGGCAACACGTCGGCTGCCACATCGCTCAGCTTCACGCTCGATACCTCGGCTGCTGCGCCCGGTGTCGCGCTCACGAGTGATTCCGGTAGCAGCGCCACGGACCACATCTCCAATGTCGGTACACTGAACGTCACTGGCATCGAAACCGGCGCAACCGTTCAGTACAGCGTCGACAACGGTGCGCATTGGAGTACGAGTTTCGGTGCCCTCGAAGGCGTGAACAATGTGCAGGTCCGGCAGATCGATGTCGCGGGCAATACCTCGTCGGCCACGTCGTTCAGTTTCACGCTCGACACCTCGGCCGCTGCGCCGGGTGTCGCGCTCGCGAGCGATTCCGGTAGCAACTCGACCGATCACATCACGAATGTCGGAACGCTGAATCTCACCGGTGTTGAAACGGGTGCCACCGTCGAATACTCGACCGATGGTGGACACACCTGGAACACCAGCTTCAACGCCGTCGAAGGCGTGAACGATGTACAGGTCAGGCAAACCGATATCGCTGGCAACACGTCGGCCCCGACCTCGTTCAGCTTCACGCTCGATACCGCGGCCGCCGCGCCCGGTGTCGCACTGACCACTGACTCTGGTAGCAGCTCGACCGACCACATCACCAATGTCGGCACGCTGAATCTCACCGGTGTCGAAACGGGCGCCACGGTCGAATATTCGACCGATGGCGGCCACACTTGGAACACCAGCTTCAATGCCGTCGAAGGCGTAAACGACGTGCAGGTCCGGCAAACCGATATCGCAGGCAACACATCGGATCCGACCTCGTTCAGCTTCACGCTCGATACCTCGGCCGGCGCGCCCGGTGTCGCGCTCACGAGCGATTCCGGGAGCAGCGCTACCGATCACACCACCAATGTCGGCACGCTGAATCTCACCGGTGTCGAAACGGGCGCCACGATCGAATACTCGACCGATGGTGGCCATACCTGGAACACCAGTTTCAATGCCGTCGAAGGCGCGAATGACGTACAGGTTCGGCAAACCGATATCGCGGGCAACACGTCGGCTGCCACATCGCTCAGCTTCACGCTCGATACCGCGGCCGCTGCACCCGGTGTCGCCCTGACCACCGATTCCGGCAGTGGCTCGACCGATCACATCACCAATGTCGGTACGTTGAATCTCTCCGGTGTCGAAACCGGCGCCACCGTCGAATATTCGACCGATGGCGGCCATACCTGGAACACCAGCTTCAACGCCGTCGAAGGTGTGAATGACGTGCAGGTTCGGCAAACCGATGTCGCGGGCAACACGTCAGTTGCCACATCGCTCAGCTTCACGCTCGATACCTCGGCCGCCGCGCCCGGTGTCGCACTGACCACTGACTCTGGTAGCAGCTCGACCGACCACATCACCAACGTCGGTACACTCAATGTTTCCGGTGTGGAAACCGGCGCAGTTGTCGAATACTCGATCGACGGCGGCCATACCTGGAACACCAGTTTCAATGCCGTCGAAGGCGTGAACGATGTGCAGGTTCGGCAAACCGATGTCGCGGGCAATACGTCGGACCCGACTTCATTCAGCTTCACGCTCGACACCTCGGCCGCCGCGCCCGGCGTTGCGCTGACCACCGATTCCGGCAGTGGCTCGACCGATCAGATCACCAATGTCGGCACGCTGAATCTGACCGCTGTTGAAACGGGCGCCAGCGTCGAATACTCGACCGATGGTGGTCACACCTGGAACACCAGCTTCAGCGCTGCCGAAGGCGTGAACGATGTGCAGGTCCGGCAGACCGATGTCGCAGGCAATACATCTGATTCGACTTCATTCAGCTTCACACTCGACACCTCGGCCGCCGCGCCCGGGGTCGCATTGACCGCCGATTCCGGCAGTAGCTCGACCGATCACATCACCAACGTCGGTACGTTGAATCTTACGGGTGTTGAAACGGGCGCCGCGGTCGAATACTCGACCGATGGCGGCCACACCTGGAACACTAGTTTCAACGCGGTCGAAGGCATGAACGACGTGCTGGTTCGGCAAACCGATGTCGCGGGCAATACGTCCGCCCCGACCTCGTTCAACTTCACGCTCGATACGTCGGCCGCCGCGCCCGGCGTCGCATTGACCACCGATTCCGGCAGCAATGTCACCGATCACATCACCAATGTCGGTACGTTGAATCTTACGGGTGTTGAAACGGGCGCCGCGGTCGAATACTCGACGGATGGCGGCCACACCTGGAACACCAACTTCAACGCCATCGAAGGCGTGAACGACGTGCAGGTTCGGCAAACCGATGTCGCAGGCAACACGTCGGACCCGACTTCGTTCAACTTCACGCTCGATACGTCGGCGGCCGCGCCCGGTGTCGCATTGACCACCGATTCCGGCAGCAATGTCACCGATCACATCACCAATGTCGGTACGTTGAATCTTACGGGTGTTGAAACGGGCGCCACCGTCGAATACTCGATCGATGGCGGTCATACCTGGAACACCAGTTTCAATGCCGTCGAAGGCGTGAATGACGTCCAGGTCCGTCAAACCGATATCGCAGGCAATACGTCGGACCCGACGGCGTTCAGCTTCACGCTCGATACCTCGGCTGCTGCACCGGGCGTTGCACTGACCGCCGACTCCGGCAACAACGCTACCGACCACGTCACCAACGTCGGTACACTCAACGTGTCTGGTGTGGAGACTGGCGCAGTTGTCGAATACTCGATCGACGGCGGCCATACCTGGAACACCAGTTTCAATGCCGTCGAAGGCGTGAACGACGTGCAGGTTCGGCAAACCGATGTCGCGGGCAACACATCGGATCCGACCTCGTTCAGCTTCACGCTCGATACCTCGGCCGGCGCGCCCGGTGTCGCGCTCACGAGCGATTCCGGGAGCAGCGCTACCGATCACACCACCAATGTCGGCACGCTGAATCTTACCGGCATTGAAACGGGCGCCACCGTCGAATATTCGACCGATGGCGGTCACACCTGGAACACCAGTTTCAATGCCGTCGAAGGCGTGAACGACGTGCAGGTTCGGCAAACCGATGTCGCGGGCAACACGTCAGCTGCCACATCGCTCAGCTTCACGCTCGATACCTCGGCCGCTGCACCGGGTGTTGCGTTGACCACCGATTCCGGCAGCAACGCCACCGACCACATAACCAATGTCGGTACACTCAACGTGTCTGGTGTGGAGACTGGCGCAGTTGTCGAATACTCGATCGACGGCGGCCACACCTGGAACACCAGTTTCAATGCCGTCGAAGGCGTGAACGACGTGCAGGTTCGGCAAACCGATGTCGCGGGCAATACGTCGGACCCGACGGCGTTCAGCTTCACGCTCGATACGTCGGCCGCAGCGCCCGGCGTCGCCCTGACCACCGATTCCGGCAGTGGCTCGACCGATCACATCACCAATGTCGGCACGTTGAATCTGACCGGTGTCGAAACGGGCGCCACCGTCGAATACTCGACCGATGGCGGCCATACCTGGAACTCCAGCTTCAACGCCATCGAAGGCGTGAACGACGTACAGGTCCGGCAGACCGATGTCGCAGGCAATACGTCGGACCCGACGGCGTTCAGCTTCACGCTCGACACCGCGGCCGCTGCACCGGGTGTTGCGTTGACCACCGATTCCGGCAGCAACGCCACCGATCACATCACCAACGTCGGTACACTCAACGTGTCTGGTGTGGAAACTGGCGCAGTTGTCGAATACTCGACGGATGGTGGCCACACCTGGAACACCAGCTTCAACGCCGTCGAAGGCGTGAACGACGTACAGGTGCGGCAGACCGATGTCGCGGGCAACACGTCAGACCCGACATCGTTCAGCTTCACGCTCGATACGTCAGCCACAGCGCCCGGTGTCGCACTGACTACCGATTCCGGCAGCAGGGCCACCGACCACATCACCAATGTCGGTACGTTGAATCTCACCGGTGTTGAAACGGGCGCCACCGTCGAATACTCGACCGATGGCGGCCACACCTGGAACACCAGCTTCAACGCCATCGAAGGCGTGAACGACGTACAGGTTCGGCAAACCGATATTGCGGGCAATACATCAGACCCGACTTCATTCAGCTTCACGCTCGATACCTCGGCCGCTGCGCCCGGTGTCGCACTCGCGAGCGATTCCGGGAGCAGCGCTACCGATCACATTACCAGTGCCGGCACGCTGAATCTCACCGGTGTTGAAACCGGCGCCACCGTCGAATACTCGATCGATGGCGGTCATACCTGGAGCACCAGCTTCAACGCCGTCGAAGGCGCGAATGACGTACAGGTCCGGCAGACCGATATCGCAGGCAATACGTCGGATCCGACGGCGTTCAACTTCACGCTCGATACGTCGGCCGCCGCACCCGGTGTCGCACTGACCACTGACTCTGGTAGCAGCTCGACCGACCACATCACCAGTGCCGGCACGTTGAATCTCACCGGTGTCGAAACAGGCGCCACGGTCGAATATTCGACCGATGGCGGTCATACCTGGAACACCAGCTTCAATGCCGTCGAAGGCGTGAACGATGTGCAGGTTCGGCAAACCGATGTCGCGGGCAATACGTCGGACCCGACTTCATTCAGCTTCACGCTCGACACCTCGGCCGCCGCGCCCGGCATTGCGCTGACCACCGATTCCGGCAGTGGCTCGACCGATCACATCACCAATGTCGGCACGCTGAATCTGACCGCTGTTGAAACGGGCGCCAGCGTCGAATACTCGACCGATGGTGGTCACACCTGGAACACCAGCTTCAGCGCTGCCGAAGGCGTGAACGATGTGCAGGTCCGGCAGACCGATGTCGCAGGCAATACATCTGATTCGACTTCATTCAGCTTCACACTCGACACCTCGGCCGCCGCGCCCGGGGTCGCATTGACCACCGATTCTGGCAGCAATGTCACCGACCACATCACCAATGTCGGCACGCTGAATCTCACCGGTGTCGAAGCGGGCGCCACGGTCGAATACTCGACCGATGGCGGCCACACCTGGAACACTAGTTTCAACGCGGTCGAAGGCGTGAACGACGTACGGATTCGGCAAACCGATGTCGCGGGCAACACGTCGGCCCCGACCTCGTTCAACTTCACGCTCGATACCTCGGCCGCCGCGCCCGGCGTCGCGCTCACGAGCGATTCCGGTAGCAGCGCCACCGATCACATCACCAATGTTGGCACGTTGAATCTCACCGGTGTTGAAACCGGCGCCACGGTCGAATACTCGATCGATGGCGGTCATACCTGGAACACCAGTTTCAATGCCGTCGAAGGCGTGAACAATGTACAAATTCGGCAGACCGATGTCGCAGGCAATACGTCGGACCCGAGCTCGTTCAGCTTCATGCTCGATACCTCGGCTGCCGCGCCCGGTGTCGCCCTGACCGCGGATTCCGGCAGTAGCTCGACCGATCAAGTCACCAACGTCGGCACGCTGAACCTCTCAGGCATCGAAACCGGCGCCACCGTGCAGTACAGCGTCGACAACGGCGCGCATTGGAACACGAGTTTCAGCGCCGTCGAAGGGCTGAACAATGTCCAGGTTCGGCAGATCGATGTCGCGGGCAACACATCGTCAGCTACATCTCTCAGCTTCACGCTCGACACCTCGGCCGCTGCGCCGGGTGTCGCGCTGACCACCGATTCCGGCAGCAATGTCAGCGACCACATCACCAACGTCGGCACGCTGAATCTCACCGGTGTCGAAACCGGCGCCACGATCGAATACTCGACGGATGGTGGCCACACCTGGAACACCAGCTTCAACGCCGTCGAAGGTGTGAATGACGTACAGGTTCGGCAGACCGATATCGCAGGCAATACATCGGCTCCCACATCGCTCAGCTTCACGCTCGACACCTCGGCTGCTGCGCCCGGTGTCGCGCTCACGAGTGATTCCGGTAGCAGCGCCACGGACCACATCTCCAATGTCGGTACATTGAACGTCACTGGCATCGAGACCGGCGCAACCGTTCAGTACAGTATCGATAACGGGTCACATTGGAGTACGAGTTTCAGCGCCGTCGAAGGGCTGAACAATGTGCAAGTTCGGCAGATCGATGTCGCGGGTAATACGTCCGCCCCGACCTCTTTCAGCTTCACGCTCGATACCTCGGCTGCTGCGCCCGGCGTTGCATTGACGACCGATTCCGGCAGCAATGCCACCGACCACATCACCAATGTCGGTACGCTGAACGTCACTGGCATCGAGACGGGCGCCACCGTTCAGTACAGCGTCGATAACGGGGCCCATTGGAACACGAGCTTGAGCGCCGTCGAAGGACTGAACAACGTGCAGGTTCGGCAGATCGATGTTTCGGGCAACACGTCTACCCCGACCTCGCTCAGCTTTACGCTCGATACGTCGGCTGCCGCGCCCGGTATCGCGCTCACGAGCGACTCCGGTAGCAGCGCCACCGACCACATCACCAACGTCGGTACGCTAAACGTCACTGGCACCGAAGCCGGCGCCACCGTTCAGTACAGCATCGACAACGGGGTGCACTGGAACACAAGCTTCAGTGCCGTCGAAGGGTTGAACAACGTTCAAGTCCGCCAGATCGACGTGGCCGGCAACACATCGTCAGCTACATCGCTTAGCTTCACGCTCGATACCTCGGCCGCGCCGCCCAGCGTTGCGCTGACCACCGACTCGGGCAATAGCGCCACCGATCACATCACCAATGTCGGTACGTTGAATCTCTCCGGCATCGAAAACGGCGCCACCGTTCAGTACAGCATCGACAACGGCGCGCATTGGAACACGAGCTTCAGTGCCGTCGCAGGCGTGAATAACGTGCAGGTTCGCGAGATCGACATCGCGGGCAACACGTCCTCGGCCACGTCATTCAGCTTCACGCTCGATACCTCGGTCGCTGCGCCCGGTGTCGCGCTGACCGCCGACTCCGGCAGCAGCGCCACCGATCACATCACCAACGTCGGCACGCTGAACCTCTCAGGCATCGAGACCGGCGCCACCGTTCAGTACAGCGTCGACAACGGTGCGCATTGGAGTACGAGTTTCGGTGCCCTCGAAGGCGTGAACAATGTGCAGGTTCGACAGATCGATGTCGCGGGCAACACGTCGTCGGCAACGTCGCTCAGCTTCACGCTCGATACGTCGGCCGCTGCGCCCGGCGTTGCGCTGACCACCGATTCCGGCACCAGCGCCACCGACCACATCACCAGTGTCGGCACGCTGAACGTCACAGGCACCGAAACCGGCGCCACGGTTCAATACAGCGTCGATAACGGCGCGCACTGGAACACGAGCTTCAGCGCCGTCCAGGGCGTGAACAACGTGCAGGTCCGCGAGATCGACATCGCGGGCAACACGTCCTCGCCCACGTCGTTCAGCTTCACGCTCGATACCTCAGCCGCTGCGCCCGTTGTTGCGTTGACCACCGACTCCGGCACCAGCGCCACCGACCACATCACCAACGTCGGCACGCTGAACCTCTCGGGCATCGAAACCGGCGCCACCGTTCAGTACAGCGTCGATAACGGTGCGCACTGGAACACGAGCTTCAGCGCCGTCGAAGGGTTAAACAACGTCCAAGTCCGCCAGATCGACGTGGCCGGCAACACATCGTCGGCTACATCGCTGAGCTTCACGCTCGATACGTCGGCCGCGGCACCCGGCGTCGCATTGACCACCGACTCCGGCAGCAGCGCCACCGACCACATCACCAACGTCGGCACGCTGAACCTCTCGGGCATCGAAACCGGCGCCACCGTTCAATACAGCGTCGACAACGGCGCGCATTGGAACTCGAGCTTCAGCGCGACCGAAGGCGTGAACAACCTTCAAGTCCGCCAGGTCGACATCGCGGGCAATATCTCGAACGCCACGAGCTTAAGCTTCACGCTCGACACCACCGCGCCGTCGACACTGTCATGGCAATACAACCAAGGCACGCACACGCTGACGGCCAATACCGACACGTCCAATGTCTGGAAAGTCCTGATCCACGACAACACGACCAACGCCGATTACACCGCGACGCAGCAAACCGCCGGAACCTGGACCTACACGCAACAGAGCCTGAATCTCAACAAGGACTCCCTCACCGTGACCGAGTGGGACACCGCGGGCAACTCGCGTTCGTTGACGCAGACGGCACCCGCCGGCGTCGCCGGATCCGAGATCAACCTGGCACTCACCGATCCCTCCGGCCACGCGGCCGACCTCGCGGTGACGATCGCCGGCATCCCGTCCGGCTGGACGCTGAACGCCGGCACCGACCTCGGCCACGGCACCTGGCTCGTGCCGACGAACGACCTCGGCGCGCTCACCATCACGCCGGCCGCTTCCTTCACCGGCGCGACCGTGCTTACGGTGACCGAAACCTGGACGGCCGCGGACGGCACCCACGCGGCCGCCACGATCGCGGACAACGTCGAAGCGTACGCAGCCAACGCGCCGATCTTCGCCTGGTCGGGCGACGACCAACTGACGGGATCGGCCGGCAACGACCTGTTCGTGTTCTCGCAGCCGATCGGCGCCGACACGCTGCACACGTTCGACCTCGCCGCCGACAAGATCGATCTCGTGGGCTTCACGGGCATCGCAAACTTCAGCGACGTCCAGGCGCATCTGGCAGACGACGCGAACGGCAACGCGGTGATCACGCTGGGCGATGGCGCCACCATCACGGTAACGGGCGTGCATTCGGCCGACCTCACCGGCAACAACTTCGTGTTCGACCAGGAACCGGTCGTGCAGAACGCCGGCGTCATGACTGTGAGCGACGGCGCGATGCTGCCGATCGGTGGGATCGTGGAGAACACGGGCACGATCGCACTCGGCTCGACCGGCGACATCACGCGCTTCGAAATCCTCCCGAAGAGCGCGACGCTGGAAGGTGGTGGGCACGTAACGCTGTCCGACGACGCCCACAACGTCGTGTTCGGCAGCACGCCGGATGCCACGCTCGTGAACGTCGACAACACGATCACGGGTGCCGGCCAGCTTGGCGCCGGCCAACTGACGCTCGTCAACGAAGGAACGATCGTCGCCGACGGCGCCAACGCGCTCGTCATCGACACGGGCACGCACGCGGTCGCCAACGCCGGCACGCTCGAGGCAACGGGCAGCGGCGGCCTCGTGATCGAAAGCGCGGTGAACAACACGGGCAACCTGTGGGCCAACAACGGCAACCTGACGATCCATGGCGACGTGACGGGTGCCGGCAGCGCGACGATCAGCGGCGGCGCAACGCTCGAGTTCGGCGGCGCGTCCGCGGAAAACACGACGTTCGCCGATGGCGCCGCGGGCACGCTCAAGCTGGACCATTCGGCCGGTTTCACCGGCACGGTCAGCGGCTTCGGTGCCGGCGACGCGCTCGACCTAACCGACGTGCTGTTCGGCGATCACACGACGCTGAGCTTCACGGCCAACGACACGGGAACGGGCGGCACGCTCACGGTGAGCGACGGCGCCCACACCGCGCAGGTCGCGCTTCAAGGCAATCTGGCGGGCGGCAGCTTCCAGCTCTCGCACGATCAGGGCAGCGGCACCGTGATCACTTACGTGCCGCCGCCGCTGCCGCACATTCAGGAGGTGTGA